A section of the Bos indicus isolate NIAB-ARS_2022 breed Sahiwal x Tharparkar chromosome 26, NIAB-ARS_B.indTharparkar_mat_pri_1.0, whole genome shotgun sequence genome encodes:
- the TAF5 gene encoding transcription initiation factor TFIID subunit 5 has translation MAALAEEQTEVAVKLEPEGPPTLLPPQAGDGAGEGGGGTTNSGPNGGGGNVAAASSAGGDGGTPKPSVAVSAVAPAGAAPVPAAAPEASAPHDRQTLLAVLQFLRQSNLREAEEALRREARLLEEAVAGSGAPGEADSAGAETASALLSRVTASAPGPSAPDPPVSGASGSAAVSGLATGSVAPGKVGSVSVEDQPDVSAVLSAYSQQGDPTMYEEYYSGLKHFIECSLDCHRAELSQLFYPLFVHMYLELVYNQHENEAKSFFEKFHGDQECYYQDDLRVLSSLTKKEHMKGNETMLDFRTSKFVLRISRDSYQLLKRHLQEKQNNQIWNIVQEHLYIDIFDGMPRSKQQIDAMVGSLAGEAKREANKSKVFFGLLKEPEIEVPLDDEDEEGENEEGKPKKKKPKKDSIGSKSKKQDPNAPPQNRIPLPELKDSDKLDKIMNMKETTKRVRLGPDCLPSICFYTFLNAYQGLTAVDVTDDSSLIAGGFADSTVRVWSVTPKKLRSVKQAADLSLIDKESDDVLERIMDEKTASELKILYGHSGPVYGASFSPDRNYLLSSSEDGTVRLWSLQTFTCLVGYKGHNYPVWDTQFSPYGYYFVSGGHDRVARLWATDHYQPLRIFAGHLADVNCTRFHPNSNYVATGSADRTVRLWDVLNGNCVRIFTGHKGPIHSLTFSPNGRFLATGATDGRVLLWDIGHGLMVGELKGHTDTVCSLRFSRDGEILASGSMDNTVRLWDAVKAFEDVETDDFTTATGHINLPENSQELLLGTYMTKSTPVVHLHFTRRNLVLAAGAYSPQ, from the exons ATGGCGGCGCTGGCAGAGGAGCAGACGGAGGTGGCGGTGAAGTTAGAGCCTGAGGGACCGCCGACGCTACTACCTCCGCAGGCGGGGGACGGCGCTGGCGAGGGTGGCGGCGGCACAACCAACAGCGGCCCCAACGGCGGCGGCGGGAACGTTGCGGCGGCGTCGTCGGCCGGCGGAGATGGTGGGACCCCCAAACCCTCGGTGGCTGTCTCCGCTGTTGCACCGGCGGGGGCGGCCCCGGTCCCCGCCGCTGCTCCGGAGGCCAGCGCTCCCCACGACCGACAGACTCTGCTCGCCGTGCTGCAGTTTCTACGTCAGAGCAACCTCCGCGAGGCCGAAGAAGCGCTGCGCCGTGAGGCCCGGCTGCTGGAGGAGGCAGTGGCGGGCTCCGGAGCCCCGGGAGAGGCAGACAGCGCCGGCGCTGAGACGGCTAGCGCGCTTCTTAGTCGGGTCACCGCCTCGGCGCCCGGCCCTTCGGCCCCGGATCCTCCGGTCAGCGGCGCTTCGGGGTCCGCCGCCGTCTCGGGCTTAGCGACAGGTTCTGTGGCTCCGGGTAAAG ttgGAAGTGTATCTGTGGAAGACCAGCCAGATGTCAGTGCCGTGCTGTCAGCCTACAGCCAACAGGGAGACCCCACGATGTATGAAGAATACTATAGCGGACTGAAACACTTCATTGAATGTTCCTTGGACTGCCATCGGGCAGAACTATCCCAACTCTTTTATCCCCTATTTGTACACAtgtatttggaactagtctacaATCAACATGAGAATGAAGCAAAATCATTCTTTGAGAA GTTCCATGGAGATCAGGAATGTTATTACCAGGATGACCTACGAGTATTATCTAGTCTTACCAAAAAGGAACACATGAAAGGGAATGAGACCATGTTGGATTTTCGAACAAGTAAATTTGTTCTGCGTATTTCCCGAGACTCGTACCAACTCTTGAAGAGGCATCTTCAGGAGAAACAGAACAATCAGATATGGAACATAGTTCAGGAGCACCTCTACATTGACATCTTTGATGGGATGCCGCGTAGTAAGCAACAGATAGATGCGATGGTGGGAAGTTTGGCAGGAGAGGCTAAACGAGAGGCAAACAAATCAAAG GTATTTTTTGGCTTATTAAAAGAGCCAGAAATTGAGGTGCCTTTGGATGATGAGGatgaagaaggagaaaatgaagaaggaaaacctaaaaaaaagaaGCCTAAAAAAGATAGTATTGGATCCAAAAGTAAAAAACAAGATCCCAATGCTCCACCTCAAAACAG aATCCCTCTTCCTGAGTTGAAAGATTCAGATAAATTGGATAAGATAATGAATATGAAAGAAACCACAAAACGAGTACGCCTGGGGCCAGATTGTTTACCTTCCATTTGTTTCTATACATTCCTCAATGCTTACCAG GGCCTCACTGCAGTGGATGTCACTGATGATTCTAGTTTGATTGCTGGAGGTTTTGCAGATTCAACTGTCAGAGTGTGGTCTGTGACACCCAAAAAGCTTCGTAGTGTCAAACAAGCAGCAG ATCTTAGCCTGATAGATAAAGAATCTGACGATGTCTTAGAAAGAATAATGGATGAGAAAACAGCAAGTGAGTTGAAGATCTTGTATGGTCACAGTGGTCCCGTCTATGGAGCCAGCTTCAGTCCAGATAG GAACTACCTGCTGTCCTCTTCGGAGGATGGAACTGTTAGATTGTGGAGTCTTCAAACATTTACGTGCTTGGTGGGATATAAAGGACACAACTATCCAGTGTGGGACACACAGTTTTCTCCATACGGATATTATTTTGTATCAGGGGGCCACGACAGAGTAGCTCG gctctgGGCTACAGATCACTATCAGCCTTTACGGATATTTGCTGGCCATCTTGCTGATGTGAATTGTACCAGATTCCATCCAAATTCTAATTATGTTGCTACGGGCTCTGCAGACAGAACTGTGCGGCTCTGGGACGTCCTGAATGGGAACTGTGTAAGGATATTCACTGGACACAAG GGACCAATTCATTCCTTGACATTTTCTCCCAATGGGAGATTCCTGGCTACAGGAGCAACAGATGGCAGAGTACTCCTTTGGGATATTGGACATGGTTTGATGGTTGGAGAATTAAAAGGACACACTGATACAGTCTGTTCACTTAGATTTAGTAGAGATGGTGAAATTTTGGCATCAG GTTCAATGGATAATACAGTACGGTTATGGGATGCTGTCAAAGCATTTGAAGATGTAGAGACTGATGACTTTACTACAGCCACGGGGCATATAAATTTACCTGAGAATTCACAGGAGTTATTGTTGGGAACATATATGACCAAATCAACACCAGTTGTACACCTCCATTTTACTCGAAGAAACTTGGTTCTAGCTGCAGGAGCTTACAGTCCTCAATAA
- the ATP5MK gene encoding ATP synthase membrane subunit K, mitochondrial, whose translation MAGPEADAQFHFTGIKKYFNSYTLTGRMNCVLATYGSIALIVLYFKLRSKKTPAVKAT comes from the exons atGGCAGGTCCAGAAGCTGATGCCCAGTTCCATTTCACTGgtatcaaaaaatatttcaactcTTACACTCTCACAGGGAGAATGAAT tgtGTGCTGGCCACATACGGAAGTATTGCTTTGATAGTCTTATACTTCAAGTTAAGGTCTAAAAAAACTCCAGCTGTGAAAGCAACATAA